The Claveliimonas bilis genome window below encodes:
- a CDS encoding guanylate kinase, protein MGKIFYIMGKSASGKDTIFRELKERCPQLGMVVPYTTRPIRAGEKNGVEYFFTDEAALAKMEAEHKIIEIRSYDTVHGIWKYFTAADGQIDLESSDYLMIGTLESYGKMREYYGEEHLIPLYIEVEDGERLTRALLRERQQAQPKYKEMCRRFLADEEDFSEENLKKLGIRRRFDNSSKEQCLEEITEVIYNGKL, encoded by the coding sequence ATGGGTAAAATATTTTATATCATGGGAAAAAGTGCATCCGGAAAGGACACGATCTTCAGAGAACTCAAAGAGCGCTGTCCACAGCTTGGAATGGTTGTCCCTTATACGACAAGGCCGATCCGTGCAGGAGAAAAAAACGGGGTGGAATATTTTTTTACAGATGAGGCGGCTTTGGCTAAAATGGAAGCAGAGCACAAGATCATAGAAATCCGCTCTTATGATACGGTTCATGGCATCTGGAAATATTTTACTGCAGCGGACGGGCAGATTGATCTGGAGAGTTCTGATTATCTGATGATCGGAACGCTGGAATCTTATGGAAAAATGAGAGAATATTACGGGGAAGAACATTTGATTCCCCTTTATATAGAAGTCGAAGACGGGGAGAGGCTTACAAGGGCGCTCCTTCGGGAACGGCAGCAGGCACAGCCTAAATACAAAGAAATGTGCCGCCGCTTCCTGGCAGACGAAGAGGATTTTTCAGAAGAGAACCTGAAGAAGCTGGGTATCAGACGAAGGTTTGACAACAGCAGCAAAGAACAATGTTTAGAAGAAATCACAGAGGTAATATACAATGGCAAGCTTTAA
- the holB gene encoding DNA polymerase III subunit delta', producing the protein MASFKDVVGHKDIIKYIHNAVEENKVSHAYILNGERGSGKKMLANLFATTLLCEKGGPDPCNVCHSCKQAESGNHPDIIRVNHEKPNTISVDDIRQQVNNDIQIKPYQGPYKIYIIAEADLMSVQAQNALLKTIEEPPEYAVIFLLTENAEVLLPTITSRCVMLKLRNIRDTLIRKYLMESLQIPDYKADMCTAFAQGNMGRAIMLANSEYFNEIREEAVQLLKYINEMDVSEIVKAIKKISTYKLEVNDYLDIIMIWYRDVLLYKATKEMDRVVFKDQLPYIQERARKSSYEGIELILESLEKAKQRLKANVNFELVMELLLLTIKEN; encoded by the coding sequence ATGGCAAGCTTTAAAGACGTAGTAGGACATAAGGATATTATAAAATATATACACAATGCAGTAGAGGAAAATAAAGTGTCCCACGCCTACATTCTGAATGGAGAGCGGGGATCCGGCAAAAAAATGCTGGCCAATCTTTTTGCCACAACACTCCTGTGCGAAAAAGGAGGGCCGGATCCATGCAATGTGTGCCATTCCTGCAAGCAGGCAGAAAGCGGCAACCACCCGGATATTATCCGGGTGAACCATGAGAAGCCCAATACCATCAGTGTGGATGATATCCGGCAGCAGGTGAACAATGATATACAGATCAAACCTTATCAGGGACCTTATAAAATTTATATTATAGCAGAAGCGGATCTGATGTCAGTACAGGCACAGAACGCCCTTTTAAAGACCATCGAAGAACCACCGGAATATGCGGTTATCTTCCTTTTGACAGAAAATGCAGAAGTGCTGCTGCCGACGATCACATCCAGGTGCGTCATGCTGAAGCTCCGGAATATCCGGGATACGCTGATCCGAAAATATCTGATGGAAAGCCTGCAGATACCGGATTACAAGGCGGACATGTGCACGGCATTTGCCCAGGGAAATATGGGGCGCGCTATTATGCTGGCAAACTCCGAATATTTCAATGAGATCCGGGAGGAAGCGGTACAGCTTTTAAAGTACATCAACGAGATGGATGTCAGCGAAATTGTGAAGGCCATTAAAAAGATCAGCACCTATAAGCTGGAGGTAAACGATTATCTGGATATCATCATGATATGGTACCGGGATGTACTGCTGTATAAGGCAACAAAAGAAATGGACAGGGTAGTATTCAAAGATCAGCTTCCTTATATCCAGGAAAGGGCGCGCAAAAGCTCCTACGAAGGGATTGAGCTGATACTGGAAAGCCTGGAAAAAGCAAAGCAGAGGCTGAAAGCCAATGTTAATTTTGAACTGGTGATGGAGCTCCTGCTTTTGACGATAAAGGAGAACTGA
- a CDS encoding PSP1 domain-containing protein, with product MIKVIGVRFRTAGKIYFFSPGKLEIKQGDNVIVETARGVEFGYVAAGPREVEEDNITLPLKSVIRIATADDIRKEEKNREKEKEAFKICLEKIRKHGLEMKLIDAEYTFDNNKVLFYFTADGRIDFRELVKDLASVFRTRIELRQIGVRDETKIRGGIGICGRPLCCHTYLTEFAPVSIKMAKEQNLSLNPSKISGVCGRLMCCLTNEEETYEELNSRLPAVGDTVTTPEKLRGEVQSVNVLRQLVKVVVQLDDDEKEIREYKAGELRFRSKKKKKEMKLSKEELKELKALEGKNEGVSKLDDE from the coding sequence ATGATAAAAGTAATTGGAGTAAGATTCCGCACTGCCGGAAAGATCTATTTTTTCTCCCCCGGAAAGCTGGAGATCAAGCAGGGAGACAACGTGATCGTGGAAACGGCAAGAGGAGTGGAATTTGGTTATGTGGCAGCAGGGCCGAGGGAAGTAGAAGAAGATAACATAACCCTTCCCCTGAAGTCTGTCATTCGCATTGCCACAGCGGATGACATCCGGAAGGAAGAAAAGAATCGGGAGAAAGAAAAAGAAGCATTCAAGATCTGCCTGGAGAAAATACGCAAGCACGGTTTGGAAATGAAACTGATCGATGCGGAGTATACATTTGACAATAATAAAGTACTGTTTTACTTTACTGCAGACGGACGGATCGATTTCCGCGAACTGGTAAAAGATCTGGCAAGTGTGTTCCGCACCAGGATTGAGCTGCGCCAGATCGGCGTGAGGGATGAAACGAAAATCCGGGGAGGTATAGGGATCTGTGGCCGTCCGCTCTGCTGTCATACATATTTGACAGAATTTGCGCCGGTATCGATCAAAATGGCAAAGGAGCAGAACCTGTCTCTGAATCCAAGCAAAATATCAGGAGTGTGCGGCCGTTTGATGTGCTGTCTGACCAATGAGGAGGAGACGTACGAAGAACTGAACAGCCGGCTGCCGGCAGTGGGAGATACGGTGACAACGCCGGAGAAACTGCGGGGAGAAGTGCAGTCTGTCAATGTGCTGCGCCAGCTTGTCAAAGTAGTGGTGCAGCTGGATGATGACGAAAAAGAAATCCGGGAATACAAGGCCGGAGAGCTGCGCTTCCGTTCCAAAAAGAAGAAAAAAGAAATGAAGCTTAGCAAAGAAGAGCTGAAAGAACTGAAGGCCTTGGAAGGTAAGAATGAAGGGGTATCCAAATTAGATGATGAATAA
- a CDS encoding tRNA1(Val) (adenine(37)-N6)-methyltransferase → MMNNLKPGERLDDLQINGYRIIQSPGRFCFGMDAVLLSAFAKIKRGEKALDLGTGTGILPLLLEAKNPEGQSFAGLEIQEESADMARRSVCLNHLEQKISIVTGDIKEASALFGAASFHVVTVNPPYMIGQHGLKNENYAKYVARHEVLCTLEDVLRQSALVLKEKGRFYMVHRPFRLTEILAGMSRYHLEPKRMRLVYPYRDKEPNMVLVEGVKGGRPRLTVEPPLIVYKKGGTYTEELLKLYGLDEPDEERAGK, encoded by the coding sequence ATGATGAATAATTTAAAACCAGGAGAACGGCTGGATGACCTGCAGATCAATGGATACCGGATCATCCAGAGTCCGGGCAGATTCTGCTTCGGTATGGATGCGGTTCTTCTCTCGGCGTTTGCAAAAATAAAAAGAGGGGAAAAGGCACTGGACCTGGGAACGGGAACAGGAATCCTCCCTCTGCTTCTTGAGGCAAAGAATCCGGAAGGACAGTCTTTTGCAGGGCTGGAAATTCAGGAAGAGAGCGCTGACATGGCAAGAAGAAGTGTATGCCTGAATCATTTGGAACAAAAGATTTCGATCGTAACAGGAGATATCAAGGAGGCATCCGCCCTTTTCGGCGCCGCCTCCTTTCATGTCGTTACGGTGAATCCGCCCTATATGATCGGGCAGCATGGATTGAAAAATGAAAATTATGCCAAATACGTGGCGCGTCATGAGGTGCTCTGTACGCTGGAAGACGTATTAAGACAAAGTGCTCTTGTTCTGAAAGAAAAAGGAAGATTTTATATGGTGCATAGGCCCTTTCGGCTTACGGAGATCCTGGCAGGAATGAGCAGGTATCATCTGGAACCTAAGCGTATGCGCCTTGTCTATCCCTATAGAGACAAAGAGCCGAATATGGTCCTGGTAGAAGGGGTGAAAGGCGGCCGTCCCCGCCTGACGGTAGAACCGCCTCTGATCGTATACAAAAAAGGCGGGACTTATACGGAAGAATTATTAAAACTGTACGGCCTGGATGAACCAGACGAAGAAAGGGCAGGGAAATAA
- the rsmI gene encoding 16S rRNA (cytidine(1402)-2'-O)-methyltransferase, which yields MAGTLYLCATPIGNLEDMTYRAARVLKEADLIAAEDTRNTIRLLNHFDIHTPMTSYHEYNKIEKGKKLLQLLMEGKNIALVTDAGTPGISDPGEELVKMCADAGVTVTAIPGPAACVTALILSGLPTRRFAFEAFLPSDKKERKSVLEALKRETRTIVLYEAPHRLLKTLKELEDVLGDRLISVCRELTKKHETIFRTTLKEALQYYEANEPRGECVLVIEGKSIQKLQEETRRKWEEMSIPEHMEYYTEQGVEKKEAMKKVAKDRGISKRDVYQALLS from the coding sequence ATGGCAGGTACTTTATATTTGTGTGCGACTCCCATTGGGAATCTGGAGGACATGACATACCGGGCGGCGAGGGTGCTGAAAGAGGCAGACCTCATTGCAGCGGAGGATACCCGCAATACTATCCGGCTTTTGAATCACTTCGATATTCATACGCCTATGACAAGTTACCATGAATATAATAAAATTGAAAAAGGGAAAAAACTGCTGCAGCTTCTTATGGAAGGAAAGAACATTGCCCTTGTTACAGATGCGGGGACGCCGGGAATTTCCGATCCCGGAGAAGAGCTGGTGAAAATGTGTGCAGATGCGGGAGTGACGGTTACGGCCATTCCCGGGCCGGCAGCCTGTGTCACGGCGCTGATCCTGTCCGGCCTTCCCACAAGGAGGTTTGCATTTGAGGCGTTTCTCCCCTCCGATAAAAAAGAGCGGAAAAGTGTTTTGGAAGCACTTAAAAGGGAAACAAGGACGATCGTTCTTTACGAAGCGCCCCATCGGCTTTTGAAAACGCTGAAAGAGCTGGAAGATGTGCTGGGAGACAGGCTGATTTCCGTATGCCGGGAGCTGACAAAGAAACATGAAACAATTTTCCGCACAACACTTAAGGAGGCTTTGCAGTATTATGAAGCCAATGAACCAAGAGGGGAATGTGTGCTCGTCATTGAAGGTAAAAGTATACAGAAGCTGCAGGAAGAAACACGAAGAAAGTGGGAGGAAATGAGCATCCCGGAGCATATGGAATATTATACCGAACAAGGGGTAGAGAAGAAGGAAGCCATGAAAAAGGTGGCAAAAGACAGGGGAATTTCCAAAAGAGATGTTTACCAGGCTCTTTTATCCTGA
- a CDS encoding ABC transporter ATP-binding protein, which produces MASLSLKHINKTYPNGFEAVKDFNMEIEDKEFIIFVGPSGCGKSTTLRMVAGLEEITSGELYIGDKLVNDVEPKDRDIAMVFQNYALYPHMTVYDNMAFGLKLRKVPKDEIDKMVREAAKILDLEALLDRKPKALSGGQRQRVAMGRAIVRNPKVFLMDEPLSNLDAKLRGQMRIEISKLHQRLGTTIIYVTHDQTEAMTLGTRIVVMNAGVVQQVDTPQTLYDYPCNLFVAGFIGSPQMNFVDAVCKVNGDKVVLQAGPSSIELPPAKAKKLIEGGYDGKTVVLGIRPEDVHDEQMFIEASPNTVIEAKIRVYEMLGAEVFLYFDYEGASMTARVDPRTTARTGDVVKFALDAEKIHVFDKETEQTITN; this is translated from the coding sequence ATGGCAAGTTTATCATTAAAGCATATTAACAAAACATATCCTAACGGATTTGAAGCAGTAAAGGATTTTAATATGGAAATCGAAGATAAAGAATTTATTATCTTTGTAGGACCGTCCGGATGTGGTAAATCCACAACACTTCGTATGGTTGCAGGTCTTGAGGAGATTACTTCCGGTGAACTTTACATCGGAGACAAGCTTGTAAACGATGTAGAGCCAAAAGACCGTGATATCGCGATGGTATTCCAGAACTACGCTCTGTATCCGCATATGACAGTTTATGACAATATGGCATTTGGACTGAAACTTCGGAAAGTACCGAAAGACGAGATCGATAAAATGGTACGTGAAGCTGCAAAGATCCTGGATCTGGAAGCACTTCTTGACCGTAAGCCGAAAGCTCTTTCCGGTGGACAGAGACAGCGTGTTGCTATGGGACGTGCGATCGTTCGTAATCCAAAGGTATTCCTTATGGATGAGCCTCTTTCTAACCTGGATGCAAAACTTCGTGGACAGATGCGTATTGAGATTTCCAAACTTCATCAGAGACTGGGAACAACGATCATCTATGTAACACATGACCAGACAGAGGCTATGACTCTGGGAACAAGAATCGTTGTTATGAATGCAGGTGTTGTACAGCAGGTAGATACTCCGCAGACACTGTACGATTATCCGTGCAACCTGTTTGTTGCAGGATTTATCGGATCACCTCAGATGAACTTCGTAGACGCTGTATGTAAAGTGAATGGAGACAAGGTTGTTCTCCAGGCAGGTCCGTCCTCAATCGAGCTTCCGCCGGCAAAGGCAAAGAAACTGATCGAAGGAGGATATGACGGAAAGACAGTTGTACTTGGTATTCGTCCGGAGGATGTACATGATGAGCAGATGTTCATTGAGGCATCTCCTAATACAGTAATCGAAGCTAAGATCCGCGTATACGAAATGCTGGGAGCAGAAGTATTCCTGTACTTTGATTACGAGGGAGCAAGCATGACAGCAAGAGTTGATCCAAGAACAACCGCAAGAACAGGCGATGTTGTAAAATTTGCGCTGGATGCAGAAAAGATCCACGTATTTGACAAAGAGACAGAGCAGACAATCACAAACTAG
- a CDS encoding PucR family transcriptional regulator, translated as MLSNQTIQKLIQEIRRIAGLECSIWSQEGKCVAATSIKAKPDADSIAEFIAEFEHSGTRETIGKESLFLAEGDTAYVLAVDGTDERAVMAGRFGVSHLESLIQINRNRMDKNRFIQNLLLNDMLLVDIYNQAKKLKIPVTGKRVVFLIKSRSETESIVMETLRSLFATGIKDFITSVEEGHVILIKALEKTEDYPEVQHIADVIVDTLGMEAMVGVRVAFGTITEELKEVSGSYREAKTALEVGRIFYPQKRVLNYKVLGIGRLIHQLPEKLCEMFLDEVFEGNAAGSFEEEELTAVYTFFENNLNISETARKLYVHRNTLVYRLEKIQKKTGLDVRVFEDAMTFKIALMVEKHMRAMKEKEHSSEDAI; from the coding sequence TTGCTTTCAAATCAAACGATACAGAAACTGATACAGGAGATCAGAAGAATCGCCGGACTGGAATGCTCCATATGGAGTCAAGAAGGAAAATGTGTGGCAGCGACCAGTATAAAGGCAAAGCCTGACGCCGATTCTATCGCAGAATTTATTGCAGAATTTGAACATTCCGGTACGAGGGAAACTATAGGAAAAGAAAGCCTGTTTCTGGCAGAGGGAGATACGGCGTATGTTCTGGCTGTGGACGGGACGGATGAGAGAGCAGTCATGGCCGGAAGGTTCGGCGTCAGTCATTTGGAAAGCCTGATCCAGATCAACCGGAACCGAATGGACAAAAATCGTTTTATCCAGAATCTTCTTCTGAACGATATGCTGTTGGTTGATATTTATAATCAGGCAAAAAAACTGAAGATACCTGTTACCGGAAAACGAGTGGTATTTTTGATAAAATCCAGGAGTGAAACAGAAAGCATTGTCATGGAAACACTTCGGAGTCTTTTTGCCACAGGAATAAAAGACTTTATAACGTCAGTAGAAGAGGGACATGTAATTTTGATAAAAGCGCTGGAAAAAACAGAGGATTATCCGGAAGTACAGCATATTGCCGATGTTATTGTAGATACGCTGGGAATGGAAGCGATGGTTGGCGTCCGAGTAGCTTTTGGCACGATCACAGAAGAGCTTAAGGAAGTTTCAGGCTCCTATAGAGAGGCAAAAACAGCGCTGGAGGTAGGGCGGATTTTCTATCCGCAGAAACGGGTGCTCAATTACAAAGTGCTTGGGATCGGACGGCTGATCCATCAGCTTCCCGAAAAGCTGTGTGAAATGTTTCTGGATGAGGTGTTTGAAGGAAATGCGGCAGGCAGTTTTGAGGAGGAAGAACTGACGGCAGTTTATACGTTCTTCGAAAATAATCTGAACATATCGGAAACGGCGCGGAAGCTTTATGTACATCGAAATACTCTGGTATATCGCCTGGAGAAGATCCAGAAAAAGACCGGACTGGATGTGCGGGTGTTTGAAGATGCTATGACCTTTAAGATTGCGCTGATGGTGGAAAAACATATGAGAGCAATGAAAGAAAAAGAACACAGCAGTGAGGATGCAATTTGA
- a CDS encoding hydratase, translated as MIKLYDNGVYLINGTKIVEDIEEVRHETGSSVTREEAASQTMAYNILKEHNVSGNMERLQIKFDKLTSHDITFVGIIQTARASGLEKFPVPYVLTNCHNSLCAVGGTINEDDHMFGLTCAKKYGGVYVPPHQAVIHQFAREMLAGGGKMILGSDSHTRYGALGTMAMGEGGPELVKQLLNKTYDIKMPQVVGIYLDGEPIKGVGPQDVALAIIGATFVNGYVNNKVMEFVGPGVEKLSTDFRIGIDVMTTETTCLSSIWKTDETIREFYEIHERPEDYKELNPGSVAYYDGMVYVNLSEIRPMIAMPFHPSNVYTIDEVNANLADVLHDVEKKALVSLDGAVDYSLQSKIVDGKLYVDQGIIAGCAGGGFENICAAADIIKGHYIGADEFTFSVYPASTPIYMELVKNGAVADLMEAGTIVKTAFCGPCFGAGDTPANNAFSIRHSTRNFPNREGSKLQSGQIASVALMDARSIAATAANKGFLTPATAMDVEYKGQKYHFDSKIYANRVFDSHGVADPSVEIKFGPNIKDWPEMSALPENLILKVVSEIHDPVTTTDELIPSGETSSYRSNPLGLAEFALSRKDPAYVGRAKEVQKAQKAIEEGTCPLDALEELKPVMAKIQETYPEVGKGNIGVGSTIFAVKPGDGSAREQAASCQKVLGGWANIANEYATKRYRSNLINWGMLPFLTKEDHEHLSFKNGDYIFVPDIRKAVEEKSNVITTYIVKEDGLKELDLELGDLTDAEREIILKGCLINYYKG; from the coding sequence ATGATAAAGCTTTACGATAACGGCGTATATCTGATAAACGGCACAAAAATCGTTGAAGATATAGAAGAAGTGCGCCACGAAACCGGAAGCAGTGTGACCAGAGAAGAAGCAGCTTCCCAGACAATGGCCTACAATATTTTGAAGGAGCACAATGTGTCCGGAAATATGGAACGCCTTCAGATTAAATTTGATAAGCTGACTTCCCATGACATTACGTTTGTAGGAATTATCCAGACAGCGAGAGCATCAGGCCTGGAGAAATTTCCGGTTCCTTATGTCCTGACAAACTGCCACAATTCCCTCTGTGCAGTAGGCGGAACCATCAATGAAGATGACCATATGTTTGGACTGACCTGTGCAAAGAAGTACGGTGGTGTTTACGTACCGCCTCATCAGGCAGTCATTCATCAGTTTGCAAGAGAAATGCTGGCAGGCGGCGGAAAAATGATCCTCGGTTCAGACAGCCATACCCGCTACGGAGCGCTGGGAACGATGGCTATGGGCGAAGGGGGACCTGAGCTTGTAAAACAGCTTTTAAATAAAACTTATGATATAAAAATGCCGCAGGTAGTAGGTATTTATCTGGACGGAGAGCCGATCAAAGGGGTAGGTCCTCAGGATGTGGCGCTGGCAATTATCGGCGCGACTTTCGTAAATGGTTATGTTAATAATAAGGTGATGGAATTTGTAGGTCCCGGTGTGGAAAAATTAAGCACAGACTTCCGTATCGGAATCGATGTTATGACGACAGAGACAACCTGCCTGTCTTCCATCTGGAAGACAGATGAGACGATCCGCGAATTTTATGAGATCCACGAAAGACCGGAGGATTATAAGGAACTGAATCCGGGCAGTGTGGCATATTATGACGGTATGGTCTATGTAAACTTAAGCGAGATCCGTCCGATGATCGCGATGCCGTTCCATCCTTCCAATGTATATACGATCGACGAGGTCAATGCAAATCTGGCGGATGTCCTTCATGATGTAGAGAAGAAGGCGCTTGTCAGCCTGGACGGCGCAGTGGATTACTCCCTGCAGAGTAAGATCGTTGACGGAAAACTGTATGTGGATCAGGGAATTATTGCAGGATGTGCAGGCGGCGGATTTGAAAATATCTGTGCAGCTGCCGACATTATCAAAGGACATTATATCGGAGCAGATGAATTTACTTTCAGCGTATATCCGGCAAGTACGCCAATTTATATGGAACTGGTGAAAAACGGAGCGGTTGCAGATCTGATGGAGGCAGGAACAATTGTCAAGACAGCCTTCTGCGGCCCATGCTTCGGAGCGGGAGACACTCCGGCAAATAACGCATTTTCTATCCGTCACTCCACAAGGAACTTCCCTAACAGAGAAGGCTCCAAGCTGCAGAGCGGACAGATCGCTTCCGTTGCCTTAATGGATGCAAGATCGATCGCAGCTACAGCAGCAAACAAAGGGTTCCTGACTCCGGCAACAGCGATGGATGTAGAATACAAAGGGCAGAAATATCACTTTGACAGCAAGATCTATGCAAATCGTGTATTTGACAGTCACGGCGTGGCAGATCCGTCAGTAGAGATCAAATTCGGACCGAATATTAAGGATTGGCCGGAGATGTCAGCTCTGCCGGAGAATCTGATCCTGAAAGTTGTATCAGAGATCCACGATCCGGTAACCACAACAGACGAGCTGATTCCTTCCGGAGAGACATCTTCTTATCGTTCTAACCCGCTGGGGCTTGCAGAGTTTGCGCTTTCCAGGAAAGATCCTGCATATGTGGGCAGAGCAAAAGAGGTGCAGAAAGCTCAGAAAGCCATCGAAGAGGGGACCTGCCCGCTGGATGCACTGGAAGAGTTAAAGCCGGTCATGGCGAAAATCCAGGAGACGTATCCGGAGGTCGGAAAAGGCAATATCGGTGTGGGAAGTACGATTTTTGCAGTAAAGCCAGGAGATGGCTCCGCCAGAGAGCAGGCGGCCTCCTGTCAGAAAGTGCTTGGCGGATGGGCCAATATCGCAAACGAATATGCTACAAAGAGATACCGCTCAAATCTGATTAACTGGGGAATGCTTCCATTCCTTACAAAAGAAGATCATGAGCACCTAAGTTTTAAAAACGGGGATTATATTTTTGTCCCTGACATTCGCAAGGCAGTAGAAGAGAAATCGAATGTCATTACAACTTACATTGTAAAAGAGGATGGACTGAAAGAGCTGGATCTGGAACTGGGAGATCTGACAGATGCAGAAAGAGAGATCATTCTTAAGGGATGTCTGATCAATTATTATAAAGGATAA
- a CDS encoding response regulator: MKLLKLVIVDDEPILLQGLLDTYDWADMGFKVVGSAQSGEQAIEVIKETKPHAVLTDIRMKQITGLMVMEEIQKTDMDCMFIVLSAYRDFDYAQQACDLGAFAYLLKPIEDEKLRETMEAAYRTCMEQMEQEARYESWEKLLVKDGTSFQQVVVQNYVRDRLPEEKVEEVFRTLGDMPGNEERFITVYADIDVAYKITDYLDYEAARFSLLKRLEEELESRYFCWRADGEETGSAFIVRTTDKEAVGKLKHFLEYIKKEEQSRVIAAISKPYKGIAGIKRSYVEARKLFEIASVSGAGAFTSPEGVELPDQAATAGESGDRDNLIVNAVRRNSEKELKEAFVQFVYGLPHEEEQQRQHLHRMMLKVELMLQASYGLTEDIREKFRGYYDNLRSISAAKMVDVCYRILCAAIEVRKSDAKQDETRYFKEYMSEAVAYIEEHLRDEELSIVSVASHIYLNPVYFGRVFKNTFHMTFKQYLLQQRMEKAKKLLEEGKGSIGDICEAVGIHNPSYFSHVFKQYTGKLPSEYKKEYEG; encoded by the coding sequence ATGAAATTATTGAAACTTGTGATCGTGGACGATGAACCCATCCTGCTGCAGGGACTGCTTGACACCTATGACTGGGCGGATATGGGCTTTAAGGTAGTGGGCTCGGCCCAGAGCGGCGAACAGGCCATAGAAGTGATCAAAGAGACAAAACCCCATGCGGTGCTGACGGACATCCGGATGAAGCAGATCACGGGGCTTATGGTGATGGAGGAGATCCAGAAAACGGACATGGACTGCATGTTTATCGTCCTCAGTGCCTACCGGGATTTCGACTATGCCCAGCAGGCCTGTGATCTGGGGGCTTTTGCTTATCTGCTGAAGCCTATTGAGGACGAAAAGCTTAGGGAGACCATGGAGGCAGCCTACCGGACCTGCATGGAGCAGATGGAGCAGGAGGCCAGGTATGAGAGCTGGGAGAAGCTTCTGGTAAAGGATGGGACCAGCTTTCAGCAGGTGGTTGTACAGAATTATGTCCGGGACAGGCTCCCGGAGGAAAAAGTGGAAGAAGTTTTCCGGACGCTGGGGGATATGCCTGGAAATGAGGAGCGCTTTATCACTGTGTATGCGGATATAGATGTGGCCTACAAGATCACGGATTACCTGGATTATGAAGCGGCCAGATTCTCACTTCTTAAAAGGCTGGAAGAAGAGTTGGAGAGCCGCTATTTCTGCTGGCGGGCTGACGGGGAGGAGACGGGCAGCGCATTTATCGTCCGCACCACGGACAAAGAGGCGGTGGGAAAGCTGAAGCACTTCCTGGAATACATCAAAAAGGAGGAGCAAAGCAGGGTCATAGCCGCCATATCCAAGCCCTACAAAGGAATTGCCGGGATCAAAAGAAGTTATGTGGAAGCACGGAAGCTGTTCGAGATTGCCAGTGTGTCCGGAGCGGGTGCTTTTACTTCCCCGGAGGGGGTGGAGCTGCCGGACCAGGCGGCAACGGCCGGAGAAAGCGGGGACAGGGACAACCTCATCGTGAACGCTGTGCGCAGGAACAGTGAGAAAGAGCTGAAGGAGGCCTTTGTCCAGTTTGTCTACGGGCTGCCCCATGAGGAGGAACAGCAGCGGCAGCATCTCCACCGGATGATGCTGAAAGTGGAACTTATGCTCCAGGCATCTTACGGGCTGACGGAAGATATCCGGGAAAAGTTCCGAGGCTATTATGATAATCTGAGGAGCATCAGCGCGGCTAAGATGGTTGATGTCTGTTATCGGATCCTGTGCGCGGCCATTGAAGTGAGAAAAAGCGACGCAAAACAGGATGAGACAAGATATTTCAAAGAGTACATGTCAGAGGCAGTGGCCTACATAGAGGAGCATCTCAGGGACGAGGAACTGTCTATTGTATCTGTAGCTTCCCATATTTATCTGAACCCGGTCTATTTTGGGAGGGTGTTTAAAAATACGTTCCATATGACGTTTAAGCAGTATCTTCTCCAGCAGAGGATGGAGAAGGCCAAAAAGCTGCTGGAGGAAGGAAAAGGCAGTATCGGAGATATCTGTGAGGCGGTGGGAATCCACAACCCGTCCTATTTTTCCCATGTGTTCAAGCAGTACACGGGAAAGCTCCCAAGCGAATACAAGAAAGAGTATGAGGGATAG